A genomic segment from Melanotaenia boesemani isolate fMelBoe1 chromosome 9, fMelBoe1.pri, whole genome shotgun sequence encodes:
- the stard10 gene encoding START domain-containing protein 10 yields the protein MSGQTVTVPDDRAFASFKAECLCEEGWSKTYNKEGTTVWTQVLEEGKSVHKIKCRMVCKDVSAETMYDVLHDIEYRRKWDSNVIETFDIGKLTVNADVGYYSWKCPKPLRNRDVITLRSWLPIGKDYIIMNYSVKHAKYPPKKDMVRAVSIQTGYMIQSQGPNHCTLTYMAQVDPRGSLPKWVVNKSSHFLAPRAMKKINKACLKYSEWKQKHNPGLKPWLYPEQTTLPSIPLSELSIQHAESLENIDESSLAEAHEREDSD from the exons ATGTCTGGACAGACTGTGACCGTCCCGGACGACCGGGCTTTCGCCAGCTTCAAGGCGGAGTGTCTGTGCGAAGAGGGCTGGAGCAAGACCTACAACAAGGAAGGAACCACAGTGTGGACCCAGGTTCTGGAGGAGGGGAAGTCCGTCCACAAAATTAAG TGTCGTATGGTGTGTAAAGACGTGTCAGCTGAGACGATGTATGATGTTCTCCATGACATCGAATACAGAAGGAAATGGGACTCAAATGTCATTGAGACCTTCGATATCGGAAAGCTTACAGTCAATGCAGATGTTGGTTACTACTCAT gGAAATGTCCAAAACCTCTTCGGAACCGTGATGTCATCACACTTCGTTCCTGGCTGCCAATAGGGAAGGATTACATCATCATGAACTATTCAGTTAAACATGCA aaatacccTCCTAAAAAGGACATGGTTCGAGCTGTTTCCATTCAGACTGGATACATGATCCAGAGCCAGGGACCTAATCACTGTACCCTCACTTACATGGCCCAGGTAGATCCACGAG GTTCATTACCCAAGTGGGTTGTCAACAAGTCTTCCCACTTCCTCGCTCCTCGG GCAATGAAGAAGAtcaataaagcctgtttgaagTATTCAGAGTGGAAGCAGAAACATAACCCAGGCCTCAAGCCATGGCTCTACCCTGAACAGACTACATTACCCAGCATCCCGCTCTCAGAGCTGAGCATCCAACATGCAGAGAGCCTGGAGAATATTGATGAGAGCTCCCTGGCTGAAGCCCATGAGAGAGAAGACAGCGACTAA